Proteins from a genomic interval of Nitrospina gracilis Nb-211:
- a CDS encoding DUF6537 domain-containing protein: protein MRIRSKSGNKGKSFEPVREAARIRRTPRKQLSLEEERYLTTEGPLHLTGIQALVRLNFDNLRLVQTIYPEKRFAYFISGYEGSPLGGLDINLRKVYSLLKQWHILHVPGGNEEAGANMMWGSQIHRLFGPSKVDGVIGAWYGKGPGVRRIADVQDHMQMAGIDKFCAAYFISGDDHTSKSSTTPHQTDFIHYANHIPTAYPGNVREILETGKRIMLVSMLSGLAINLKLETYVCDGSQEFLLNPNEDLELAEKFLDFLEKNKDYARHFSPVLLPPSVLVNESELLYSKLPMVAEISRIFGLDQWHNRELKSDFGIVATGKSYYDLLGALKELNIYDKEVEIFKPLITWPADMASLREFARGKKELIIIEEKRPFYESHIKNALFNDSTRPVIVGKQDENGVTLFPANGNLDSDRIAQILGPRLARKPAFRDRNLEVILNERRRYAELSLPIQIKRPPAYCSGCQHRTALEIAGHHLREGTVDATTVHSHDLDGNPVTIEITPKHLMGIGIGCSTMSIIDSLASNRSVVVGPMESEGLLWMGASAFSYRMHADQGCGDGTYFHSSRLNINFIRDAIQHLKEHYGIDDTNQTLLYVDNSVVAMTGGQRPVGQDDPETAIVNIQREGIEHIAVVAEDPGEFRHFKKRYGIEVYPKSETLRVKEEFSKKPGLSVIWYVQKCGIEKIRERRRNEELAPRYRVHVNPEVCEDCGDCGVEAKCSSVWKTKTEFGPKIKIHQFSCIQDMACTKGDCPSYVKVYTRTGTPFKTPDLESLQAHVRDLPKPLRRPASSKVYEVFSVGIGGWGLMTAYEILARAATTEGKNIVKEDDTGLSQKGGEVRNNLKIASAGYDLREGFKIEAGGADLYICSDLIGAVNPENLRAASPDKTRAIINTAKVPTMPMIVGKAEFPSLESLRGIIDSFTDAERNIYVNATDIVESLFMDHKPTNLFLLGVAFQSIEDFPVDDPESIEEGIRKNNVEVEINVLAFRFGRLYALNPEKVRSLAFPKPQTFEERIRGFKQNLPFWDRARFEALARKFPFEAIHRPKFAREVYELFRFQNGNYAQQFVDFVEEIYRFDAACFPDRKLRFTQAVADHLYQMMAYKDEYRVADLLTRPEEMDRITRMYAAGEIEKIRFLLRPPILEQIPLLRDWNYIRERFEQDGKWEFPPWALKLLRYFKFLRGTKLDPFYMFSDMRKHEQKAIGVYRRRMLSLIPLLNEKNYETACEAAAYPYKASGYELVKEIHTEQAEEWWRDKYQRMLQTFSAAPLKSTEAWTEKRAAAAFDTSG, encoded by the coding sequence CCTGCATGTTCCCGGTGGCAACGAGGAAGCCGGCGCCAACATGATGTGGGGCAGTCAGATTCATCGCCTGTTCGGCCCGTCCAAGGTCGATGGCGTCATCGGCGCCTGGTACGGCAAGGGACCCGGTGTGCGCCGCATCGCCGACGTGCAGGATCACATGCAGATGGCGGGCATCGACAAATTCTGCGCCGCATACTTCATCAGCGGCGACGACCACACGAGCAAAAGCAGCACCACGCCGCACCAGACCGATTTCATTCATTACGCCAACCACATCCCCACCGCCTATCCCGGCAACGTGCGTGAAATTCTGGAAACCGGCAAGCGCATCATGCTGGTGTCGATGCTGTCGGGCTTGGCCATCAACCTGAAGCTGGAAACCTACGTCTGCGACGGATCGCAGGAGTTTCTGCTGAACCCGAATGAGGATCTTGAGCTGGCCGAAAAGTTTCTCGATTTTCTGGAGAAGAATAAAGACTACGCGCGGCATTTCAGCCCCGTATTATTGCCCCCCAGCGTATTGGTCAACGAATCCGAACTGCTGTATTCCAAACTGCCCATGGTCGCGGAGATCTCACGCATCTTCGGCCTCGACCAATGGCACAACCGCGAATTGAAATCGGACTTCGGCATCGTCGCCACGGGCAAAAGCTATTACGACCTGCTCGGCGCGCTCAAGGAACTGAACATCTACGACAAGGAAGTCGAAATCTTCAAGCCGCTCATCACCTGGCCCGCGGACATGGCCTCGCTCCGCGAGTTCGCCCGCGGTAAGAAAGAACTGATCATCATCGAAGAAAAGCGTCCATTTTACGAATCGCACATCAAGAACGCGCTGTTCAACGACTCAACGCGTCCCGTCATCGTCGGCAAGCAGGACGAAAACGGGGTGACGCTGTTCCCGGCGAACGGCAACCTGGATTCCGACCGGATCGCGCAGATCCTGGGGCCGCGCCTGGCACGGAAACCCGCGTTCCGCGACCGCAACCTGGAAGTGATTTTGAACGAGCGCCGGCGTTATGCGGAACTCAGCCTGCCGATCCAGATCAAGCGTCCTCCCGCTTACTGCTCCGGATGCCAGCACCGCACGGCGCTGGAAATCGCCGGGCACCACCTGCGGGAAGGCACGGTGGACGCGACCACGGTGCACTCGCATGATCTCGACGGCAACCCCGTCACCATTGAAATCACACCCAAGCACCTGATGGGCATCGGCATTGGTTGCTCGACCATGTCGATCATCGACTCGTTGGCCAGCAACCGCTCAGTGGTGGTGGGCCCGATGGAAAGCGAGGGATTGCTGTGGATGGGCGCGTCGGCGTTCAGTTACCGCATGCATGCCGACCAGGGATGCGGCGACGGAACTTATTTCCATTCGTCACGGCTCAACATCAATTTCATCCGCGACGCCATCCAGCATCTGAAAGAGCATTACGGCATCGACGACACCAACCAGACTCTGCTTTACGTTGACAACAGTGTTGTCGCCATGACCGGCGGCCAAAGGCCTGTCGGCCAGGACGATCCGGAAACCGCCATCGTCAACATCCAGCGCGAAGGCATCGAGCACATCGCCGTGGTAGCGGAAGACCCGGGAGAGTTCCGGCATTTCAAAAAACGCTACGGCATCGAGGTGTACCCGAAATCGGAGACCCTGCGCGTCAAAGAGGAGTTTTCGAAAAAGCCGGGGCTGAGCGTGATCTGGTACGTGCAGAAATGCGGTATCGAGAAAATCCGCGAGCGGCGCAGAAATGAAGAACTGGCGCCGCGTTACCGGGTCCACGTCAATCCGGAGGTGTGCGAGGACTGTGGCGATTGTGGCGTCGAAGCGAAATGCAGTTCCGTGTGGAAAACCAAAACGGAATTCGGCCCCAAGATCAAGATCCACCAGTTCTCCTGTATCCAGGACATGGCCTGCACCAAAGGGGATTGTCCGTCATACGTCAAGGTGTACACGCGTACCGGCACGCCCTTCAAGACGCCGGACCTGGAAAGCCTGCAGGCGCATGTTCGTGATTTGCCAAAACCGTTGCGCCGGCCCGCTTCCAGCAAGGTGTACGAAGTGTTCTCGGTCGGCATCGGCGGCTGGGGACTCATGACCGCCTACGAGATCCTCGCCCGCGCCGCCACCACAGAAGGCAAGAACATCGTCAAGGAAGACGATACGGGACTGTCGCAGAAGGGCGGGGAGGTACGCAATAACCTGAAGATCGCATCTGCAGGGTACGACTTGCGCGAAGGCTTCAAAATCGAGGCGGGCGGCGCGGACCTGTATATCTGCTCGGACCTGATCGGTGCGGTCAATCCGGAAAACCTGAGAGCGGCATCACCGGACAAAACCCGCGCCATCATCAATACCGCCAAGGTGCCGACCATGCCGATGATTGTCGGCAAGGCGGAATTCCCTTCGCTGGAATCCCTCCGCGGTATCATTGATTCGTTCACCGATGCGGAGCGGAATATCTACGTGAATGCAACGGACATCGTGGAATCCCTGTTCATGGACCACAAACCCACCAACCTGTTTCTGCTGGGAGTGGCCTTTCAAAGCATTGAAGACTTTCCGGTGGACGATCCCGAAAGCATCGAGGAAGGCATCCGTAAAAACAACGTGGAAGTGGAAATCAATGTACTGGCATTCCGTTTCGGCCGCTTGTACGCCCTCAATCCGGAAAAGGTACGGTCGCTGGCATTTCCCAAACCGCAGACTTTCGAAGAACGGATCCGCGGGTTCAAGCAAAACCTTCCCTTCTGGGACCGGGCCCGTTTTGAGGCTCTCGCGCGGAAGTTTCCGTTTGAAGCGATCCATCGTCCCAAATTCGCACGCGAGGTGTACGAACTGTTCCGGTTCCAAAACGGAAATTATGCACAACAGTTCGTGGACTTTGTCGAAGAGATTTACCGCTTCGATGCGGCATGCTTCCCCGACCGGAAACTGCGCTTCACCCAGGCCGTCGCGGACCACCTCTATCAAATGATGGCGTACAAGGACGAGTACCGGGTGGCGGACTTGTTGACCCGCCCGGAAGAGATGGACCGCATCACCCGCATGTACGCCGCAGGGGAGATCGAAAAAATCCGCTTTCTGCTGAGGCCGCCCATCCTCGAGCAGATTCCTCTTCTCCGCGACTGGAACTACATCCGCGAGCGTTTCGAGCAGGATGGCAAGTGGGAGTTCCCCCCCTGGGCGTTGAAACTGCTTCGGTACTTCAAGTTTTTGCGTGGAACGAAGCTGGACCCGTTCTACATGTTCAGCGACATGAGGAAACACGAGCAAAAAGCCATTGGCGTGTACCGGCGGCGCATGCTGTCACTCATCCCGTTGCTGAACGAAAAAAATTATGAGACTGCCTGCGAGGCGGCGGCCTACCCGTACAAGGCCAGCGGCTATGAACTGGTGAAGGAAATTCATACCGAGCAGGCTGAGGAATGGTGGCGGGATAAATACCAGCGAATGCTTCAAACCTTCTCCGCCGCGCCGCTGAAAAGCACCGAGGCGTGGACGGAAAAACGGGCGGCGGCAGCCTTTGACACTTCGGGATGA
- a CDS encoding thiolase family protein — MKPITTCIYGAARTPIGKIGGALSRIPAPQLGAAAIREAVARSGVSPDKIGEVIMGNVVSAGLGQAPARQAAIRGGLPPRVAALTVNKVCGSGLKAVMLADDAIRLGRADFIVAGGMENMSLAPHLLPNSRQGYRLGHMQILDSLILDGLWDSFGQCHMGEIAEALSQRYSRKAQDDYALESYRRAREAQENCRFSHEIVGIPIERKNETVIIDKDEQPFANDLERLPNLPPAFVKDAGCITAGNASKINDGAAALVIGREDDTLKPLARIMGQSTFSTDPHHFPVAPVEAIARLLKEWPARIEDIDLFEINEAFSVAMLAVCEALHLDREKLNVNGGAVALGHPIGASGARLLVTLLYALQARNLKKGVAAICLGGGEAVALGIERVI; from the coding sequence ATGAAACCGATCACTACCTGCATTTATGGCGCGGCGCGAACGCCGATCGGGAAAATCGGCGGCGCTTTGAGCCGCATCCCCGCACCCCAACTGGGCGCGGCGGCGATCCGGGAAGCCGTGGCCCGCAGTGGCGTGTCGCCGGACAAAATCGGTGAGGTCATTATGGGCAACGTGGTTTCGGCCGGGCTCGGCCAGGCCCCGGCACGGCAGGCGGCAATCCGTGGCGGCCTGCCTCCACGAGTGGCTGCGCTCACTGTGAACAAGGTGTGCGGTTCGGGGTTGAAAGCGGTCATGCTGGCTGACGATGCCATCCGCCTGGGACGCGCCGACTTCATCGTCGCGGGTGGTATGGAGAACATGAGCCTGGCCCCGCATCTGCTTCCCAATTCCCGGCAGGGCTACCGACTGGGACACATGCAGATTTTAGACAGCCTCATTCTGGACGGTCTTTGGGACAGCTTCGGCCAATGCCACATGGGCGAGATCGCGGAAGCGCTTTCGCAGCGATACAGCCGCAAGGCGCAGGACGATTATGCTTTGGAAAGTTACCGCCGCGCACGGGAAGCTCAGGAAAACTGCCGGTTTTCCCACGAAATCGTCGGCATCCCCATTGAGCGCAAAAATGAAACCGTGATCATCGATAAGGACGAACAGCCCTTCGCCAACGATCTGGAACGCCTGCCCAATCTGCCGCCCGCGTTTGTCAAGGATGCGGGGTGCATCACCGCCGGCAACGCATCGAAGATCAACGATGGCGCGGCGGCGCTCGTCATCGGGCGCGAGGACGACACGTTGAAACCCCTGGCGCGCATCATGGGTCAATCGACATTCTCCACAGACCCGCATCATTTCCCCGTCGCGCCCGTCGAGGCCATCGCCCGGCTGTTGAAGGAGTGGCCCGCCCGCATCGAAGACATCGATCTTTTCGAGATCAACGAAGCGTTTTCCGTCGCCATGCTGGCAGTCTGCGAAGCCCTGCACCTGGACCGGGAAAAGTTGAACGTGAACGGTGGGGCGGTGGCGCTGGGACATCCCATCGGCGCCTCCGGTGCCCGCCTGCTGGTGACTCTGCTGTATGCGCTTCAGGCCCGCAACTTGAAAAAAGGTGTGGCCGCCATCTGCCTGGGCGGCGGCGAAGCGGTGGCGCTCGGCATCGAACGAGTGATTTGA
- a CDS encoding methylmalonyl-CoA mutase family protein — MNDSLLSRIVSANEAYQQRVEDSVRRAKSDPEYQQELLKLWNDKAERIQKRALPTGAAIPLVALPQIDHPAQIARYQGEWGFPGEFPFGLSIYPQAFLIVEGKRGHEEPTRLFAGLGSPEMTNERFHYIVSGQQSKRLSTAFDTNTLLGRSADDPDYFYDIGEGGVSVSTYEDVKMLYQGFFKDEVSISMTINGPSLWMTAARLKAAQEAGQDLKQVRGTSQTDPCKEDDAQNELLFPLDKSIRLAMDMFEWCLENAPSYYPINVSGYHIEQKGATPIQQAAFTLANGFVYVEEALRRGLDINRVARRLPFFFTSGPDFEYIALLSAARRCWAVAMRDVYGASDPAAQKLKAHIQTSGRSLHEREYLNNITRTALELFYALLNYPQALHSNSYDEPFTIPTEQSVRIASDAQAILLEEMGGFKDMMAFLSDSSGRFQAYHTVLDGVLEYFRRIADLGGILEAKAEGFFRDEIAQSSARYEEQVETGRRRVVAVNCYPRRETERPSVARTEISDALKRERAQDVKRFKQNRNALRVRDSLRRLKETADKRGNVFAVTLDIVKEITLDEWTRALQEVYGLYRRKL; from the coding sequence ATGAACGATAGCCTTCTCTCCAGGATCGTCTCGGCCAACGAGGCATACCAGCAACGCGTTGAGGATTCCGTGCGCCGCGCGAAGTCGGATCCGGAATACCAGCAGGAGTTGCTGAAACTTTGGAACGACAAAGCCGAACGCATTCAAAAACGCGCCCTGCCCACGGGCGCCGCCATTCCCCTCGTCGCGCTTCCGCAGATCGATCATCCGGCGCAGATCGCGCGTTACCAGGGCGAGTGGGGGTTCCCCGGTGAGTTCCCATTTGGCCTGTCGATCTACCCGCAGGCGTTTTTGATTGTGGAGGGAAAGCGCGGCCACGAGGAGCCGACCCGCCTGTTCGCCGGGCTGGGATCGCCGGAGATGACCAACGAACGCTTTCATTATATTGTCAGCGGCCAGCAGTCGAAACGCCTGAGCACCGCCTTCGATACCAACACCCTGCTGGGGCGAAGCGCCGACGATCCGGATTATTTTTACGACATTGGCGAGGGTGGGGTGTCGGTTTCCACCTACGAAGATGTGAAAATGCTGTATCAGGGATTTTTCAAGGACGAGGTCAGCATTTCCATGACCATCAACGGCCCTTCGTTGTGGATGACGGCGGCGCGGTTGAAAGCGGCGCAGGAAGCAGGGCAGGATTTGAAACAGGTGCGCGGCACGTCGCAGACCGATCCCTGTAAGGAGGATGACGCGCAGAACGAGTTGTTGTTCCCCTTGGACAAGTCCATCCGCCTCGCGATGGATATGTTCGAATGGTGTTTGGAGAACGCTCCGTCCTATTACCCGATCAATGTCAGTGGGTATCACATCGAGCAGAAAGGAGCGACGCCGATCCAGCAGGCGGCCTTCACGCTGGCGAATGGTTTCGTGTATGTGGAGGAGGCGTTGAGGCGGGGCCTCGACATCAACCGGGTTGCGCGGCGCCTGCCCTTCTTCTTTACCTCCGGTCCCGACTTCGAATACATTGCGTTGCTCAGTGCGGCGCGGCGGTGCTGGGCCGTGGCCATGCGGGATGTGTATGGGGCAAGCGACCCCGCCGCGCAGAAGCTCAAAGCCCACATTCAAACTTCCGGACGCAGTCTCCACGAACGGGAATACCTGAACAACATCACCCGCACCGCGTTGGAATTGTTTTACGCGTTGTTGAATTATCCGCAGGCCCTGCACAGCAACTCCTATGACGAGCCGTTCACCATCCCCACGGAGCAAAGCGTGCGCATCGCCTCCGACGCGCAGGCGATCCTTTTGGAAGAGATGGGTGGGTTCAAGGACATGATGGCGTTTTTGAGCGACAGTTCCGGCCGCTTTCAGGCGTACCACACGGTGCTGGACGGCGTCCTTGAATATTTCCGCCGCATCGCTGATCTGGGCGGCATTTTAGAGGCAAAGGCAGAGGGCTTCTTTCGCGATGAAATCGCACAGTCATCCGCGCGTTATGAGGAGCAGGTGGAAACCGGCCGGCGGCGGGTGGTTGCGGTCAACTGTTACCCGCGGCGGGAGACGGAGAGACCGAGCGTGGCGCGCACGGAAATCTCAGACGCCTTGAAGCGGGAACGCGCGCAGGATGTGAAACGGTTCAAGCAGAACCGCAATGCCCTGCGTGTGCGGGACAGCCTGCGCCGCCTGAAAGAAACCGCGGATAAGCGAGGAAACGTGTTCGCCGTCACCTTGGACATCGTGAAAGAAATCACGCTGGATGAGTGGACCCGTGCTTTGCAGGAAGTGTACGGGCTGTACCGCCGCAAACTTTGA
- a CDS encoding cobalamin-dependent protein (Presence of a B(12) (cobalamin)-binding domain implies dependence on cobalamin itself, in one of its several forms, or in some unusual lineages, dependence on a cobalamin-like analog.): MPLPRHKIRGFLGVKSNDGHDAPLLIVADALKKAGIEVILGGYDLTVDKFVHAIVQEGVQFAGISSYNGGHIPFFRAVRDRLQAMGHPHIHLIGGGGATFLDRDIRLLEKEKGIDKIFGTGEGTKSVAYVQANYGFSTVPERLDDLPKRAQGGEIPAIAQLLNVAEEKAWLETLVETASRSGNGEDAIVETEVADWQERIRYFGDCLESLNGSEAGRLVVGIAGRGGSGKSTLLDELLLRWFQDKRHDERKAAVIAIDPSSKSSGGALLADRIAYMYATDKNWVDTGRVFIRSVASRGYGEGLARALPDMIRVFRAGGYDVFVETYGIGQPDAGIADLVDKAVLVTTPDLGGPYQLMKEEMLNRPDVLVVLNKSELPGARRAHSLLRSRVPERNLFLTTATEHRNPGVDELYRALMESHER, encoded by the coding sequence ATGCCACTGCCACGTCATAAGATCCGCGGATTCCTCGGCGTCAAAAGCAACGACGGACACGACGCGCCGCTGTTGATCGTCGCCGATGCTCTGAAAAAAGCGGGAATCGAAGTCATCCTTGGCGGTTACGACCTCACGGTGGACAAGTTTGTCCACGCGATCGTGCAGGAAGGCGTGCAGTTTGCGGGAATCAGTTCTTACAACGGAGGACACATTCCCTTTTTCCGCGCTGTACGTGATCGTTTGCAGGCAATGGGGCACCCGCACATCCATCTCATTGGAGGCGGCGGCGCGACGTTCCTCGATCGCGACATCCGCCTGCTGGAAAAAGAAAAAGGCATCGATAAAATTTTTGGAACGGGGGAAGGCACAAAAAGCGTCGCGTACGTCCAGGCGAATTACGGATTTTCCACCGTTCCCGAGCGACTGGACGATCTGCCAAAACGCGCCCAAGGGGGAGAAATTCCCGCCATCGCCCAGCTTTTGAATGTGGCGGAAGAAAAAGCGTGGCTGGAGACACTGGTCGAAACGGCATCGCGGTCCGGAAACGGAGAAGACGCGATTGTGGAGACGGAGGTTGCCGACTGGCAGGAACGCATCCGTTATTTCGGCGATTGTTTGGAGTCATTGAACGGCTCCGAAGCCGGAAGACTCGTGGTCGGTATTGCCGGCCGGGGCGGTTCTGGAAAAAGCACGTTGCTCGACGAATTGCTCCTGCGTTGGTTTCAGGACAAGCGCCATGACGAACGCAAGGCGGCGGTGATCGCCATCGATCCCTCTTCCAAAAGTTCGGGTGGCGCGCTGTTGGCCGACCGCATTGCGTACATGTACGCCACCGACAAGAACTGGGTGGATACCGGCCGCGTCTTCATTCGCAGTGTGGCGTCGCGGGGATACGGCGAGGGGCTGGCGCGGGCGTTGCCGGACATGATCCGCGTTTTCCGGGCCGGCGGCTACGATGTGTTTGTCGAGACCTACGGCATCGGTCAACCGGATGCGGGCATCGCGGACCTGGTGGACAAGGCGGTGCTGGTGACCACGCCGGACCTGGGCGGTCCGTACCAGTTGATGAAGGAAGAGATGCTCAACCGGCCGGATGTGCTGGTCGTGCTGAACAAAAGCGAATTGCCCGGCGCCCGGCGTGCGCACAGCCTGCTCCGTTCGCGTGTTCCGGAACGCAACCTGTTTCTGACCACCGCCACCGAGCACCGCAATCCGGGCGTTGATGAACTGTACCGGGCACTGATGGAATCTCATGAACGATAG
- a CDS encoding citrate/2-methylcitrate synthase gives MSPNTEVLNTVDNGLDGVPVCTSDISLTTVDKDGNPILLYRGYSIYDLIQGPFEETVHLILHGTLPNGKELNAFKEELSRHAKLDEPILSHLRSYPENVHMMDLLMTSLSFARMWDADYTNSLWQTPKMDEELARLLLNAGVRLGAKIPALMTAGWRIRKGMKPIEPDPRLPFAGNILHMLDIQPEPELVDALNTILILYLDHTINCSTFAALVVESSMTDPYTPLIAAGAPLKGVRHGGANELAAMMFEEIGTPDRAQSYIMNKLNNGELVFGFGHRLPHYKHKKESRVTIAERIGRPLAQKKGMGHLFEIYDIIGRVMLKEKDRAPNADLPICILLKLLGIPRELNTPIFQASRHFGWLANILRQRRAKGPLFRPTQEYTGPDIDAMRTYVPLEKR, from the coding sequence ATGAGCCCTAATACCGAAGTGCTGAATACCGTGGACAACGGATTGGACGGGGTTCCGGTCTGTACCTCCGACATTTCCCTCACCACGGTCGATAAGGACGGCAACCCCATCCTCCTTTACCGGGGGTACAGCATTTACGATCTCATCCAGGGGCCGTTCGAGGAGACCGTGCACCTGATCCTTCATGGAACCCTGCCGAATGGCAAGGAGTTGAATGCGTTCAAGGAGGAATTGAGCCGCCATGCGAAATTGGATGAGCCTATCCTGAGTCATCTCCGGTCTTATCCGGAAAACGTGCACATGATGGACCTGCTGATGACGTCGCTTTCTTTCGCGCGCATGTGGGATGCCGATTACACCAATTCGTTGTGGCAGACGCCGAAGATGGACGAGGAACTCGCCCGCCTGCTTTTGAACGCAGGTGTGCGTCTCGGCGCAAAGATCCCTGCGCTCATGACCGCGGGCTGGCGCATCCGCAAAGGCATGAAACCCATCGAGCCGGACCCACGGTTGCCGTTTGCCGGCAACATCCTGCATATGCTGGACATCCAACCGGAGCCGGAACTGGTGGACGCGCTCAACACCATTTTGATTTTGTACCTCGACCACACCATCAACTGCTCGACGTTCGCGGCGCTGGTGGTGGAGTCGTCGATGACCGATCCGTACACGCCGCTCATCGCCGCGGGCGCGCCGCTCAAGGGAGTACGCCACGGCGGGGCCAACGAACTGGCGGCGATGATGTTCGAGGAGATCGGCACGCCCGACCGCGCACAATCCTACATCATGAATAAATTGAACAACGGCGAGTTGGTGTTCGGTTTTGGCCACCGCCTGCCGCATTACAAGCACAAAAAGGAATCGCGGGTCACCATTGCGGAACGCATCGGCCGCCCCCTGGCACAAAAAAAGGGAATGGGTCATTTGTTTGAGATCTACGACATCATCGGCCGTGTCATGCTGAAGGAAAAAGATCGCGCTCCCAATGCGGATCTGCCCATCTGCATTCTGCTCAAACTCCTGGGCATTCCCCGGGAACTGAACACACCGATTTTCCAGGCCAGCCGCCATTTCGGATGGCTGGCCAACATTCTCCGGCAACGCAGGGCGAAGGGGCCGCTGTTTCGCCCTACGCAGGAATACACGGGACCCGACATCGACGCGATGCGGACGTATGTGCCGCTGGAAAAGCGGTGA
- a CDS encoding isocitrate lyase/PEP mutase family protein, giving the protein MKPRASFRDLLAGSQKPVVLPGVYNAFTAKQAAAMNFSGLYLSGAALSNSLGVPDNGTLGLDEFAWLGRWIVQAVDLPVLCDADTGFEDIEVTIRRYIETGFAGIQIEDQVFPKRCGHLQGKEVVPAEEMVSRLKQAVAVRNAMAPDFLIVARTDARGADNVDVGGQLDECIDRGNRYREAGADVIFPEALKDENEFARVRKEVAGPLLANMTEFGQTPLMGAREFSRLGYDFVIFPVSLFRFHAGCTKRFFSTLSKEGSQESRLSEMMNRKEINGILNYEP; this is encoded by the coding sequence ATGAAACCCCGTGCCTCGTTTCGCGATCTTCTCGCCGGTTCCCAAAAGCCGGTGGTCCTGCCCGGCGTCTACAACGCCTTCACGGCGAAACAGGCGGCGGCAATGAACTTTTCCGGACTCTACCTTTCCGGAGCGGCGCTTTCCAACAGCCTGGGGGTGCCGGACAACGGCACGCTCGGACTCGACGAATTTGCCTGGCTCGGGCGGTGGATTGTGCAGGCCGTCGACCTGCCCGTGTTGTGCGACGCGGATACGGGGTTTGAGGATATCGAGGTGACGATCCGGCGCTACATCGAAACCGGGTTTGCGGGCATTCAGATCGAGGACCAGGTCTTTCCCAAACGGTGCGGTCACCTCCAGGGAAAGGAAGTGGTTCCCGCTGAAGAAATGGTGTCCAGGTTGAAGCAGGCTGTGGCGGTGCGCAACGCGATGGCTCCCGACTTCCTGATCGTGGCGCGCACGGATGCCCGTGGCGCGGACAATGTGGATGTTGGCGGTCAACTTGACGAATGCATCGACCGGGGCAACCGTTACCGGGAAGCGGGAGCCGATGTGATCTTTCCCGAGGCGTTGAAGGATGAAAATGAATTTGCCCGCGTCCGAAAGGAAGTGGCGGGACCGCTTCTCGCCAACATGACGGAGTTCGGTCAGACGCCGCTGATGGGAGCGCGTGAGTTCTCCCGGCTGGGCTACGACTTTGTCATTTTTCCGGTGTCGCTGTTCCGTTTTCATGCCGGATGCACCAAGAGATTTTTCTCGACCTTATCCAAAGAGGGCAGTCAGGAAAGCCGGCTGTCTGAAATGATGAACCGGAAGGAAATAAATGGAATCTTGAACTATGAGCCCTAA